CAAATTTATGATTTGCTAATTCAGTAATTGTTACTCCCTCCGTGTTACAAAGAATAATCTGATTTGATTTGACACAGAGTTTAAGagtataaagaaaatttttgtatCTTGTAATCTTAATTAAAGTTAggttaaatgtataaaattgccCTTGATCTTGTGGGCTTAAACATACTACGtagaaaactgaaattaaaatattaccaaaaaaagaaagatcattctttttttaaacagactaaaaatgaaagtaagtcattacccccctgaacttgaagctttttatacaatgtacacctaaactttattttgttttaattacccccctgaacttgcttATTCATCCTACACGTACACCTTTTCCGTCCACTCAATATGATCGTGTCTACACGCGCATGACACGTAGATAAATAATTTACCACCTAGATAAATAATTTGCCACCTAGATAATTATTATGTTACCTAGATAATACCGACCTTCAAATGTAAACTTCTGAAAGAAGCTTCTCGATTTTCTCTGAACCTCTCTTTGATCTTCCCTAAACCTATCTTTGATCTTCCCTAAACCTCTCTTTGATCTTCCCTAAACCTCTGACGAAAGTGTAATCGACAAAGTAACGAGTAGATTTGTGCCATTAGAGAGTTCGTGAAGTGTTTGGTCGATTTTCTCTAAACCTCTCTTTGATTTTCCCTAAATCTCTCTTTGATTTTCTCTAAACCTCTCACGAAAGTGTAATCGACAAAGTAACGAGTAGATTTGGCAAGTGTATTCGACAAAGTAACGGTAGATTTGTGCCAGTTGCAGTTCGTGAAGTGTTTGGTCGTTTTTCTTTGGATCTTGTCTGAAATTGTGTCTACAAGTAAGTGATTATCCACTCGATTTCGCGTAGTCTTGATGTATTGTTGTctgttttctttactttttcataCATATTTTGCCTATTTTGCCTATTTCGTTTAACGTTTCGCCATAGTTTCCGATTGAGTTTCCGATTAGGGGTCTAATACTTTTCAACTAGAATTTTCACTTAATGAATGTATTATTATGAAGCTTTTTACCTTATTCATGCATGAAATTTAGGctttttggtaaaattaagGTTCTAAGTATTAGGGTTTCTGGTATTGTTAAATGGTGGggtattttataatttgtttaagtaTATTGTGTGGGATGCCTATTGTATGTTGATGAGTAATACATCTACTATCCTAAGTACCAATTGTTGCTTATGTTTTGgtgttattatatatgtttcgATTTTGTTGCTTGCATTGTACAATATACTGATtattattgtggttataggttgACACTATGACTAATAAGTACCTCAATTTAAGGTTCAAATTTGGGGGTATGTTGGTGAGTGAGGTAGGTCCAGTATATGTTGGGGGTAGGACTGAATATGTAGACAATGTGGATGAAGATCATTTATCAATTCCTGAACTTGCAGATTATGCTAAGTCTTTTGGGATTAGTAAGTTAGGAAAAACATATGCAGCTCCATCTCTAGGGGGTGATTTGGTggaattgaaaaatgacatgGACATTTGTAGCATGGCATTATTTATGCATGATGGGGACACAATAGATATTTATGTGTGTGATAACACTATTCTGGATGATGTGGGTCCCAGTGAAGGTCAAATTAGTCAATCTTTAAGTCAAGTGGTTGAGTCTTTTAATTCACATGGGGAATCTCTAACTGCACAACCAAAAAAATCAGATCTAGGTTTAGGTTCCTCTTCTTCCTTTCCAGCTACTGAAAGACTTGAAAATGATGGGATTGCAAGGGTCGAACAAGAATGCCAACAAGAAAGTGATGATGATTATTCTTCAATAGATTGGACTGATACTGAAGAAGAAGTTGAACCAACTATCCAACAAGGAACTGAACCTTCTATTCAACAAGAAGTTGAGCCAATTACCCAAGAAAATGCAGAGGAAGACATAGACAGTGATTCTGTCTGTTCTGACCAGTCTATTGACTATGGTAGTGATGTGCATGAGGAGTTGAGAATTGTTAAGGAAGATGTGAGAAAACTTAGAGAAAGTAGgaggagaaagaagaaggaaaaaccaAAAGGTTTTTTAGGTGAAGTTGGATTTGATGAAGGGTATGAGGAtattgaaaaagggaaaaagaatttCAAGGGTAAGCTAACAGAGGATGAGCCATACTATGACAGTTCTGACTGTGATAGTTTTCAAAGTGATGAAGAAGAACCTGTTTCTGATGATGAACTTGAAGGAGGGAGTTTAAGGGGGAGAAAGAAGAGTAATAGGGTGGTATATGATTCTTCTTGTGATATTGTAATATGGCAGtgtggtttgatatttgaaagtgTAAAGCAATTTAGAGAGGCAGTTACAAAATATGCTATAAAAAAGGGGGTTGAGTTAGATAAGTATGTGAATGAGAGTACTAGAGTGAGAGTGAAGTGTAAAAGTGGTTGTCCATGGCTGTTGTATGCAAGCAAGGAAGGAAGGAGTGAGAACTTTACTATCAAGACATACAATCCAAGGCACAAATGTACCAGGACCACCAATAATATTTTGTGTAATTCAAAGTTCTTATGCAAGTATCTGAAAGATAGGATTATTTCTCAACCTAGTATAAAAGGGTGGGAGATACAAGAATTGGTGAGGAAAGAGTTGAATGTTCATGTAGGCAAGGCAGTTTgtttaaaaacaagaaaaattattttaaaggaaattatgGGAGATCATGTGGCAGAATTTAACAGAATCCTAGACTACAAGGATATGTTACTCCAAACAAATCCTGGTAGCACTTGTGTTGTGAAGCTTAAAGATTCAGAATCAGGAAATGGGATGAAACAATTTCactctttttatatttgttttgatgctatgaaaaagggttttcaacaaGGATGCAGAAGATGTATAGGGCTAGATGGGTGTTTTCTAAAGGGAATTTGTAGGGGTCAACTTTTGGTAGCTGTTGCTAAAGATGCAAACAACCAAATGTATCCAATAGCATGGGCAGTAATTGATACTGAAAGCAAGTTGACATGGAAATGGTTCATGACCATTCTGAAAGATGATCTTAATCTAGGAAATGGTTCCCAGCTAACTATCATTAGTGATATGCAAAAGGTAATTGAAtatctttcttttgtttatgtttcatgtaattgctaatttaatttgactaaaatttaaCTTGCTTTTTTTGCTTTGCAACTACAGGGACTAATAGCTGCTGTAGATGAACTATTTCCAGAATGTGAGCACAGAATGTGTGCTAGACACATATTAGCAAATTGGTCACAAAACTTCAGAGGCttagagagaagaaagaaattttGGGCTTGTGCTAGATCAACATTTGAGGCACAATTTAAGTACAATATAAATGCCCTGTCCAAGCTGGGAATAGGTATTGTTGAATCCCTTATCAAATACAACAAGGAGACATGGTGTAAAGCTTTtattcaaacattttcaaagtGTGATAGCATAGATAACAACATGGCAGAGAGTTTCAATTCTTGGATCTTGGGACCTAGGAACAAGACCATTGTAACTATGTTGGAAGAAATTAGAGTTAAGGTGATGAGTAGAGTGAGTAAGTCAAGAGCATTTGCTGAAACATGGACAGATGGAATAtctccaatggcaatgatggtatTCAATACAAATGTAACAAGATCAATGCAGTGCAACATTGAATGGAATGGTGATGTTGGATTTGAAGTGTTAGAAGGGGTATACAAGCATACTGTGAACTTGGGTCAACAAAAATGTAGTTGCAGATCATGGGAATTAAAAGGTATCCCATGTGCACATGGTATAGCAGCAATGAACCACTTGAACATGGATGCATCACAAGCAATATCTAGTTGGTATAGAAAAGACACATATATGAAGACATATTCTCATTTCATTCAACCAGTCCCAAACATGGAAATGTGGCCTGAAAGTAGAAACCCAATGGTTGAACCACCTGAGGCAAGACAAATGCCTGGTAGGCCACCAAAGaacagaagaagagaaattggtgAAGTGAGAAAAGCTGGAAAGTTGCCAAGAATGGGGACAGTAATGACATGTTCACTTTGCAAAGGACCAAATCATAACAAGAGAAATTGtccaaaaaatcctaaacctaagTCTACACCAACACCCACTCAAGAGGTACATTCATATTAATTTgcttttataaattatgttagattacttattaaatttaatgtctTGTTGTGTTCTTTTTCCAATCATATTAGTCCACCACTGGAAAAAAGAGGGGTAGAGGTCATTATGAAAGAACAAGCACCAGTAAGACTGGTACAAGAAGAGGTGCAGGAAGTGGTTACAAGAAGAGGCCTAAAGTTGTTGGACAAGGTGTATTTGTTGCTGATACTGGATATACGTGTATTAATGTAAGTGTCTTATAAACtgtcaaaattatatttgtctTCTAAA
This window of the Solanum pennellii chromosome 2, SPENNV200 genome carries:
- the LOC114076078 gene encoding uncharacterized protein LOC114076078, encoding MGDHVAEFNRILDYKDMLLQTNPGSTCVVKLKDSESGNGMKQFHSFYICFDAMKKGFQQGCRRCIGLDGCFLKGICRGQLLVAVAKDANNQMYPIAWAVIDTESKLTWKWFMTILKDDLNLGNGSQLTIISDMQKGLIAAVDELFPECEHRMCARHILANWSQNFRGLERRKKFWACARSTFEAQFKYNINALSKLGIGIVESLIKYNKETWCKAFIQTFSKCDSIDNNMAESFNSWILGPRNKTIVTMLEEIRVKVMSRVSKSRAFAETWTDGISPMAMMVFNTNVTRSMQCNIEWNGDVGFEVLEGVYKHTVNLGQQKCSCRSWELKGIPCAHGIAAMNHLNMDASQAISSWYRKDTYMKTYSHFIQPVPNMEMWPESRNPMVEPPEARQMPGRPPKNRRREIGEVRKAGKLPRMGTVMTCSLCKGPNHNKRNCPKNPKPKSTPTPTQESTTGKKRGRGHYERTSTSKTGTRRGAGSGYKKRPKVVGQGVFVADTGYTCINQGLSSRRRVNTGVVSSAHVTGDIGFKPTKGLKWKGKQAMTQRQLQVESVVRRIQTRSKADGIQTRSQAKGKSLSKKTS